In the genome of Candidatus Microbacterium phytovorans, one region contains:
- a CDS encoding FtsK/SpoIIIE domain-containing protein encodes MTSLLDEPIRMPTAPAPPVHPPFALWTAIVPVGGAVVLWAVTGSPYALWFAALGPVVAVAALFDGKRSSRRAQRRSRDEYVRQLAEVRDGVQDRHEQERRTLWARHPDVAEFARRPDDVWRPVERRGSLLVIGRGETLSTVRLDGGAGDDDGRELRRVARSLEGAPVVVPARAGIAIVGPAVWSTAVARGLVLQMCLIEPPRRLRLEVAGEPDLAALPHHESPGATSLGLFTAVSAAADAVDIPIVCIGDGPPPPRCAVVVTLVAAGRARVEHGSISTEVEVELVSHDRARDVVRWLIDRAGHMRDRSEEPPALSALLASASASASASGREAPAGDTLPAIVGVDATGPAVVDLVADGPHAVVVGVTGAGKSELLTSWVAALAAIRTPHEVSFLLVDFKGGRTFDALAGLPHVTGVLTDLDEAAAVRAIGSLRAELRHRERVLADVGARDVEEAGDALGRLVVVVDEYAALVAAHPPLHDLFADIAARGRALGMHLILASQRSAGVFRDAVLANAPLRLALRVSDPADSRAVLGVDDAAALSGRPEERGVCLVRGPADAAPRTVRVSRSDPAVLPSILAAGHPPARKPWLPSLPERIEPGNLVTGSPPGAIVLGIADEPDLQRQRPLLLSADEPGLLVLGASGSGRTSVLRAIASQTHHAIVISAEPEEGWDAVGRAEQATPGSVILADDLDLLLARLGADHALVVRDRLEQLARESRSRGIRLIVSAQRPGGAVARVADAIPRRFLLDHASRTDWVAAGGESADYARCRPGRGRCDGILVQSLWVEPQHAPTSEPAVAVETWMPARQPVAFIAPDTSATRATLDRWRSGGVAIDRIDTTGAELRRGGVLWGTPDGWLAQWRLLAGARAEAQLVVDTACASEYRTITGSSEIPPFALPRARRAWLRTPDGSTRRIVLPV; translated from the coding sequence GTGACCTCACTCCTCGATGAGCCGATTCGCATGCCGACGGCTCCGGCCCCGCCCGTGCACCCTCCGTTCGCGCTGTGGACGGCGATCGTTCCGGTCGGCGGTGCCGTCGTGTTGTGGGCGGTCACGGGATCGCCCTACGCGCTCTGGTTCGCAGCCCTCGGTCCCGTCGTCGCCGTTGCGGCACTCTTCGACGGCAAGCGGAGCAGTCGCCGTGCCCAACGTCGGTCGCGCGATGAGTACGTCCGACAGCTCGCGGAGGTTCGCGACGGCGTGCAAGATCGCCATGAGCAGGAGCGGCGCACGCTGTGGGCGCGCCATCCGGATGTCGCCGAGTTCGCGAGACGCCCCGACGACGTTTGGCGCCCGGTGGAAAGGCGCGGATCGCTCCTCGTTATCGGCAGGGGAGAGACTCTCAGCACGGTTCGGCTCGACGGCGGCGCAGGCGACGACGACGGGCGCGAGCTTCGTCGTGTCGCGCGGTCACTGGAAGGCGCTCCCGTCGTCGTACCGGCGAGAGCGGGCATCGCCATCGTCGGCCCCGCGGTGTGGTCGACTGCGGTCGCACGGGGTCTCGTCCTTCAGATGTGTCTGATCGAACCGCCGAGGCGTCTGCGGCTGGAGGTCGCCGGGGAGCCGGACCTCGCCGCGCTGCCGCACCACGAGAGCCCCGGGGCGACGTCACTGGGCTTGTTCACCGCGGTGAGTGCTGCCGCGGATGCCGTGGACATCCCGATCGTCTGCATCGGCGACGGGCCACCCCCGCCGCGGTGCGCGGTCGTCGTGACACTCGTCGCTGCCGGGCGCGCACGAGTGGAGCACGGCAGCATCAGCACGGAGGTGGAGGTGGAGCTCGTCTCCCACGATCGTGCTCGAGACGTGGTGAGGTGGCTCATCGACAGGGCTGGGCACATGCGCGATCGCTCGGAGGAGCCGCCGGCGCTCTCCGCGCTCCTCGCGTCGGCATCGGCATCGGCATCTGCTTCGGGCCGGGAAGCACCGGCTGGCGATACGCTGCCCGCGATCGTCGGTGTCGACGCGACCGGTCCTGCCGTGGTCGACCTCGTTGCAGACGGGCCGCACGCGGTCGTCGTCGGCGTGACGGGCGCGGGCAAGAGCGAACTCCTCACCAGTTGGGTCGCGGCTCTTGCTGCCATCCGAACGCCTCACGAAGTGTCTTTCCTGCTGGTCGACTTCAAGGGTGGTCGCACGTTCGACGCGCTCGCGGGGCTGCCCCACGTGACGGGGGTGCTGACCGACCTCGATGAAGCCGCCGCGGTCAGAGCGATCGGGAGCCTTCGCGCGGAACTACGTCACCGAGAGCGTGTGTTGGCCGACGTCGGTGCGCGCGACGTCGAGGAGGCGGGAGATGCCCTCGGCCGCCTCGTCGTGGTGGTCGACGAGTACGCCGCCCTGGTGGCCGCCCACCCGCCGCTCCACGATCTCTTCGCTGATATCGCCGCGCGAGGCCGTGCGCTCGGGATGCACCTCATTCTCGCGTCGCAGCGATCCGCAGGGGTGTTCCGCGACGCGGTGCTCGCCAACGCGCCGCTGCGGCTCGCGCTGCGCGTATCCGATCCCGCGGACTCTCGCGCCGTCCTGGGCGTCGATGACGCGGCCGCGCTGTCGGGTCGGCCCGAGGAACGCGGTGTCTGCCTCGTGCGAGGGCCGGCCGACGCCGCTCCCCGCACCGTGCGGGTCTCCCGGAGCGACCCCGCCGTGCTCCCGTCGATCCTGGCCGCCGGTCACCCGCCGGCCCGAAAGCCGTGGCTGCCCTCGCTGCCGGAGCGAATCGAACCGGGAAATCTCGTGACGGGGTCACCGCCCGGAGCGATCGTCCTCGGAATCGCGGACGAACCCGACCTCCAGCGGCAACGTCCGCTTCTTCTCTCCGCTGATGAGCCGGGCCTCCTGGTGCTCGGCGCCTCCGGCAGCGGACGCACGTCGGTCCTTCGCGCGATCGCCTCGCAGACGCACCACGCGATCGTGATCTCCGCGGAGCCAGAAGAAGGGTGGGATGCCGTCGGGCGCGCCGAGCAGGCCACTCCCGGTTCGGTCATCCTCGCCGACGACCTCGACCTGCTCCTGGCCCGACTCGGCGCCGATCATGCTCTGGTGGTGCGGGACCGGCTCGAGCAGCTGGCGCGCGAGTCGAGATCTCGGGGCATCCGGCTCATCGTGTCCGCCCAGCGTCCGGGCGGCGCCGTCGCGCGCGTCGCGGATGCGATCCCGCGGCGGTTCCTGCTCGATCATGCGTCTCGCACCGATTGGGTTGCCGCCGGGGGAGAGAGCGCCGACTACGCGCGGTGTCGCCCGGGCCGCGGGCGGTGCGACGGCATCCTCGTACAGAGCCTCTGGGTTGAGCCCCAGCACGCGCCCACCTCGGAGCCTGCCGTCGCCGTGGAGACGTGGATGCCGGCGCGTCAGCCGGTGGCGTTCATCGCCCCCGACACATCCGCGACGCGAGCGACGCTCGATCGCTGGCGTTCCGGCGGTGTCGCCATCGACCGCATCGACACGACAGGCGCCGAGCTGCGCCGCGGGGGCGTGCTGTGGGGCACGCCGGACGGATGGCTGGCGCAGTGGCGGCTGCTGGCGGGTGCGCGGGCAGAGGCGCAGCTCGTGGTCGACACGGCGTGTGCGAGTGAGTACCGCACCATCACCGGATCTTCGGAGATACCGCCCTTCGCGCTCCCGAGGGCGCGTCGGGCATGGCTGCGCACACCCGACGGGTCCACACGACGTATCGTGCTGCCGGTATGA
- a CDS encoding protein phosphatase 2C domain-containing protein — MAESATQRHTVSLPDGDIELAWSEVTHRGRRRDVNQDAVLALYPLFVVADGMGGHIGGEIASTSTITRLRTVAEKGTVTTKAVEKALGRAVADIDSHPEATDEGTGTTVTGVYLDVSGQEPTWVTLNIGDSRVYLFRDESLAQITTDHSVVQELIAAGRLSPEEAENHPYGNVITRAVGPSDGVAPDYVKLEVVDGDRFVVCSDGLTKELTDYGILHFLLQHEDPTEAVDAMLEAALENGGRDNITIIVLNVARAGSSPAED; from the coding sequence GTGGCCGAATCCGCGACGCAGAGGCATACGGTCTCGTTGCCGGATGGCGATATCGAGCTCGCCTGGTCGGAAGTGACCCATCGGGGTCGTCGGCGCGATGTGAATCAGGATGCCGTGCTCGCGCTGTACCCCCTCTTCGTCGTCGCTGACGGCATGGGCGGTCACATCGGCGGCGAGATCGCCTCCACCAGCACGATCACCCGCCTGCGAACGGTCGCCGAGAAAGGCACCGTCACGACCAAGGCGGTCGAGAAGGCACTCGGGCGCGCGGTCGCCGACATCGACTCTCACCCGGAGGCGACCGACGAGGGCACCGGCACGACCGTGACGGGCGTCTACCTCGACGTCAGCGGTCAGGAACCGACGTGGGTGACGCTCAACATCGGCGATTCCCGCGTCTACCTCTTCCGCGACGAGAGCCTCGCGCAGATCACCACCGATCACTCGGTCGTGCAGGAGCTCATCGCCGCCGGCAGGTTGAGTCCGGAAGAGGCGGAGAACCACCCGTACGGCAACGTGATCACGCGTGCCGTAGGCCCGTCCGACGGTGTCGCTCCCGACTACGTGAAGCTGGAGGTCGTCGACGGCGACCGGTTCGTGGTGTGCAGCGACGGCCTCACGAAGGAATTGACCGACTACGGCATCCTGCACTTCCTGCTCCAGCACGAAGACCCGACCGAGGCGGTCGACGCGATGCTCGAGGCTGCGCTGGAGAACGGCGGCCGCGACAACATCACGATCATCGTGCTTAACGTCGCGCGCGCGGGCTCCTCCCCGGCTGAGGACTGA
- a CDS encoding OsmC family protein, with translation MIGEHRYALRATWTGDRGTGTSGYRDYDRSVTLSVAGKPDIAASSDKPFRGDPSRWNPEDLLLAALSECHLLSYLHACVQAGVVVVAYTDDATGTMVEDGRGGGGFTEVMLHPVVTIADESMRDAALAAHAQAHEWCFIANSVNFPVRHEPTILVAN, from the coding sequence ATGATCGGCGAACACCGCTACGCGCTCCGCGCCACCTGGACCGGCGACCGGGGCACCGGCACCAGCGGCTACCGGGACTACGACCGTTCGGTCACGCTCTCGGTCGCCGGCAAGCCCGACATCGCGGCGTCCAGCGACAAGCCGTTCCGTGGCGACCCCAGTCGCTGGAACCCCGAGGACCTGCTCCTGGCGGCCCTCTCCGAATGCCACCTGCTGTCGTATCTGCATGCGTGCGTGCAGGCGGGTGTCGTCGTCGTCGCCTACACCGACGACGCGACGGGCACGATGGTCGAAGACGGACGCGGCGGGGGTGGCTTCACCGAGGTGATGCTCCACCCGGTGGTCACGATCGCCGACGAGAGCATGCGCGACGCCGCGCTCGCCGCCCACGCGCAGGCGCACGAGTGGTGCTTCATCGCGAACAGCGTGAACTTCCCCGTGCGGCACGAGCCGACCATCCTCGTCGCGAACTAG
- a CDS encoding lysophospholipid acyltransferase family protein, with the protein MTEEQTPEAQTPPPNAEDVSRVGFTYFVGRWIVAPLARFLYRPRIEGVKHMPRKGPIILASNHLSFIDSFVIPMFAPRPVYFLAKSSYFDGKGFSGWISRHFFTAIGATPVERGAGQAALDALDQQRRILQSGRAIALYPEGTRSLDGRLYKGRTGVAFLALETGAPVVPVGLIGTNEAMPVGAKWPRFSPRMTIRYGEPIDLSHHGPASSGRARRLATDEIMAAIHALSGQELAGAYNEAPAQNPVERLKQVLPHERR; encoded by the coding sequence GTGACCGAAGAGCAGACGCCGGAGGCGCAGACCCCTCCCCCGAACGCAGAGGACGTCTCGCGGGTCGGTTTCACCTACTTCGTCGGCCGCTGGATCGTGGCACCGCTCGCGAGGTTCCTGTATCGCCCGCGGATCGAAGGCGTGAAGCACATGCCGCGCAAGGGCCCCATCATCCTGGCGAGCAACCATCTGTCGTTCATCGACTCCTTCGTCATCCCGATGTTCGCGCCGCGTCCCGTCTACTTCCTCGCCAAGTCGTCGTACTTCGACGGCAAGGGCTTCAGCGGCTGGATCAGCCGTCACTTCTTCACGGCTATCGGCGCCACGCCGGTGGAGCGCGGTGCGGGCCAGGCGGCCCTCGACGCCCTCGACCAGCAGCGGCGCATCCTGCAGTCGGGTCGAGCGATCGCGCTCTATCCCGAGGGCACCCGATCGCTCGACGGCCGGCTGTACAAGGGCCGCACGGGCGTCGCGTTCCTCGCGCTCGAGACGGGTGCCCCCGTGGTGCCGGTCGGGCTCATCGGCACGAACGAGGCGATGCCCGTCGGCGCCAAGTGGCCGAGGTTCTCCCCCCGCATGACCATCCGCTACGGCGAGCCGATCGACCTCTCCCACCACGGGCCTGCTTCGTCGGGTCGCGCGCGCCGACTCGCGACCGACGAGATCATGGCCGCGATCCACGCGCTGTCGGGTCAGGAGCTGGCGGGCGCCTATAACGAGGCCCCCGCTCAGAACCCGGTCGAGCGGCTGAAGCAGGTCCTGCCGCACGAGCGCCGCTGA
- the ald gene encoding alanine dehydrogenase: MRISVPTEIKNNEYRVALTPAGVHDLVAAGHEVLVQRGAGLGSSMSDAEYTDAGAVLLDDAAEVWARAELLLKVKEPVAAEYDYFRDDLVLFTYLHLAADRPLTERLVADRVTAIAYETVQQAGGGLPLLAPMSEVAGRLAPTVGAATLLRSAGGLGLLMSGVPGTRPATVTVIGGGVAGANAAVIAAGLGADVTIFDTNIQRLRFLDDHFQGRVKTASSNPLDLDRAVVGSDLVIGSVLIPGAKAPKLVTNDMVSRMRPGSVLVDIAVDQGGCFEDTRPTTHADPTFAVHGSMFYCVANMPGAVPNTSTSALTNATLPYVRRIASLGWEQALTADASLATGLNTTGGAVVNPGVAAAHGLELTPLADVLS, encoded by the coding sequence ATGAGGATCAGCGTTCCCACCGAGATCAAGAACAACGAGTATCGCGTCGCCCTCACCCCTGCGGGTGTGCACGATCTCGTCGCTGCGGGCCACGAGGTGCTCGTCCAGCGGGGAGCGGGTCTCGGCTCATCCATGTCCGACGCGGAGTACACGGATGCCGGGGCGGTCCTGCTCGACGACGCCGCCGAGGTCTGGGCGCGGGCAGAGCTGCTCCTCAAGGTGAAGGAGCCGGTCGCCGCCGAGTACGACTACTTCCGCGACGATCTGGTGCTGTTCACCTACCTCCATCTGGCGGCGGATCGCCCGCTCACCGAACGGCTCGTCGCCGATCGAGTGACGGCGATCGCGTACGAGACGGTTCAGCAGGCAGGTGGCGGGCTGCCCCTGCTCGCGCCGATGAGCGAGGTCGCCGGACGTCTCGCGCCGACGGTGGGTGCTGCCACCCTCCTCCGCTCCGCTGGGGGGCTCGGTCTGCTGATGTCGGGCGTCCCGGGCACGCGCCCTGCGACGGTGACGGTGATCGGCGGCGGTGTCGCCGGTGCCAACGCTGCGGTGATCGCCGCCGGTCTGGGCGCCGACGTCACGATCTTCGACACGAACATCCAGCGTCTGCGCTTCCTCGACGATCATTTCCAGGGACGCGTCAAGACAGCCTCCTCCAATCCCCTCGACCTCGATCGCGCGGTCGTCGGAAGCGACCTCGTGATCGGCTCGGTGCTCATCCCGGGTGCCAAGGCGCCCAAGCTGGTGACGAACGACATGGTCAGCCGCATGCGGCCAGGATCGGTGCTGGTGGACATCGCCGTCGACCAGGGGGGCTGCTTCGAAGACACCCGCCCCACCACCCACGCCGATCCGACATTCGCAGTGCACGGCAGCATGTTCTACTGCGTGGCCAACATGCCCGGTGCGGTGCCGAATACGTCGACATCCGCGCTGACCAATGCGACCCTCCCCTACGTTCGGCGCATCGCCTCGCTCGGGTGGGAGCAGGCGCTCACGGCGGACGCGTCGCTGGCAACGGGTCTGAACACGACGGGCGGAGCTGTCGTGAACCCCGGCGTCGCGGCGGCGCACGGTCTCGAACTGACGCCGTTGGCCGACGTCCTGAGCTGA
- a CDS encoding DUF4282 domain-containing protein produces the protein MTDSTPTPPPLPDRPASEAAAASAPAAVDDTGVPRLVGEVDDIGRGFLAALFDISFTTFITRRLASAFYLVGLIAVGIGFIAAFFGGIIGGIRALWWNLGGGISLIVSTVIVVPILAFIAVVVLRFVIESVVALIAIAENTERTAQNTHEG, from the coding sequence ATGACCGACAGCACACCCACCCCTCCTCCGCTTCCCGACCGTCCGGCGTCCGAGGCCGCCGCGGCATCCGCTCCGGCAGCGGTCGACGACACGGGCGTTCCCCGTCTGGTGGGCGAGGTCGACGACATCGGGCGCGGATTCCTCGCCGCCCTGTTCGACATCTCCTTCACGACGTTCATCACCCGTCGGCTTGCGAGCGCGTTCTATCTCGTCGGCCTCATCGCCGTCGGGATCGGCTTCATCGCCGCGTTCTTCGGGGGCATCATCGGCGGCATCAGGGCGCTCTGGTGGAACCTCGGCGGAGGGATCTCCCTCATCGTGTCGACCGTGATCGTCGTGCCGATCCTCGCGTTCATCGCTGTCGTCGTGCTGAGGTTCGTGATCGAGTCCGTCGTCGCGCTCATCGCGATCGCGGAGAACACCGAACGCACGGCGCAGAACACGCACGAAGGCTGA
- a CDS encoding large exoprotein: MDYSDGTALAALAVVGFLTFLLGVAVYVVTAYFLMKIFDKAGVQGRWRAWVPIYNFMVFSKLGDLSPWLVLIAGGAAVVLFWVPGLGTILGLAMHIIALLAAWRVGLKLQKEAVWVILYFFLSPVWLGINAFDKSRWNLNVPAAPWAGNAFLSDTTTWAGIPSQAPAGGYPANPVTAPGYVTPPPAAPATPPAASTTPPAAPAAPETPAAPEPPAAPEPPTTEPPTAPEPPTTEPPTAPEPPRT; this comes from the coding sequence ATGGACTATTCGGACGGAACCGCACTTGCCGCATTGGCGGTCGTGGGTTTCTTGACCTTCCTGCTCGGCGTCGCCGTGTATGTGGTGACGGCCTACTTCCTCATGAAGATCTTCGACAAGGCCGGCGTGCAGGGCAGGTGGCGCGCCTGGGTGCCGATCTACAACTTCATGGTGTTCAGCAAGCTCGGCGACCTCAGCCCGTGGCTCGTACTGATCGCCGGCGGTGCCGCGGTGGTGCTCTTCTGGGTCCCCGGGCTCGGCACGATCCTCGGCCTCGCGATGCACATCATCGCGCTCCTCGCCGCATGGCGTGTGGGGCTCAAGCTGCAGAAGGAAGCGGTGTGGGTCATCCTGTACTTCTTCCTGTCCCCGGTCTGGCTCGGAATCAACGCCTTCGACAAGTCGCGCTGGAACCTCAACGTTCCGGCTGCTCCGTGGGCCGGCAACGCGTTCCTCTCGGACACCACGACGTGGGCCGGCATCCCGAGCCAGGCGCCGGCGGGAGGCTACCCGGCGAACCCCGTGACCGCCCCCGGCTACGTCACGCCGCCGCCGGCCGCTCCCGCCACCCCGCCAGCCGCCAGCACGACGCCTCCGGCCGCTCCCGCCGCGCCCGAGACGCCCGCTGCGCCTGAGCCGCCCGCCGCGCCCGAGCCGCCCACGACAGAGCCGCCGACCGCGCCGGAGCCGCCCACGACGGAGCCGCCGACCGCGCCGGAGCCGCCCCGCACCTGA
- a CDS encoding asparaginase — protein MTQTFAVPAAVQLAVVERSGFVESRHSGSAIVLDKDGVVIETLGDVEAPILPRSSLKPLQALGCVTAGAALEGERLALATASHSGTDRHVAVVRDILDAAGLDESALGCPPAWPGDTETRDELVRHDGSPARVRMNCSGKHAAMLLACTVNGWDTASYLDPAHPLQAHLREVIERLTGARVSATAVDGCGAPVYGMSLTALVRAVHRIGASSERSPFALHRSAGALVRAVRENPWTIDGPGRPDTIAIERLGVFAKGGAEGVMVMVAPDGTSVALKMLDGSGRAATAVAVALLEKHGALASADVAATMAQLPLSVSGGGQDVGAIRPTV, from the coding sequence GTGACGCAGACTTTCGCCGTGCCCGCCGCCGTCCAACTCGCGGTCGTGGAGCGCAGCGGTTTCGTCGAGTCGCGTCACAGCGGGTCGGCGATCGTCCTCGACAAGGACGGTGTGGTGATCGAGACCCTCGGAGATGTCGAGGCGCCCATCCTGCCCCGCTCGAGCCTCAAGCCGCTGCAGGCCCTCGGATGCGTCACGGCGGGCGCCGCCCTCGAGGGCGAGCGGTTGGCGCTGGCCACCGCCAGCCACTCGGGCACCGACCGCCACGTCGCCGTCGTCCGCGACATCCTCGACGCCGCTGGGCTCGATGAGTCCGCTTTGGGGTGCCCTCCGGCGTGGCCGGGTGACACCGAGACGCGTGACGAGTTGGTGCGTCACGACGGGTCCCCCGCACGGGTGCGGATGAACTGTTCGGGCAAGCACGCCGCGATGCTGCTCGCGTGCACCGTGAACGGCTGGGACACTGCGTCGTATCTCGACCCCGCGCATCCCCTCCAGGCGCACCTCCGGGAGGTCATCGAGCGCCTCACCGGGGCCCGCGTGTCAGCGACGGCGGTCGACGGCTGCGGGGCACCCGTGTACGGGATGAGTCTCACGGCGCTCGTGCGCGCCGTTCACCGAATCGGCGCTTCGTCGGAACGCTCGCCGTTCGCGCTGCACCGGTCGGCGGGGGCGCTCGTGCGGGCCGTCCGCGAGAACCCGTGGACCATCGACGGCCCCGGACGGCCGGACACGATCGCGATCGAGCGCCTCGGGGTGTTCGCGAAGGGCGGCGCCGAGGGCGTCATGGTGATGGTCGCGCCCGACGGCACGTCGGTGGCGCTGAAGATGCTCGACGGGAGCGGACGGGCGGCGACGGCTGTCGCTGTGGCGCTTCTGGAGAAGCACGGCGCACTGGCATCCGCCGACGTGGCCGCGACCATGGCACAGCTTCCGTTGTCCGTTTCGGGCGGCGGTCAGGACGTCGGCGCGATCCGCCCGACGGTCTAG